TGCGCGGGATTAGTGACAGAGAATCACTTTCTGGATAAAATGCGTCGATGAGCAAACAATCGGAACCATCGGACCGTCTCTCTGCATTACATACAGAGGTCGAAAAACGCTTTGGCGTCTTGCCAAACTTTTTTCGTTTGGCTCCCGATACGCCGGAAGTCATGGAGAATCTTTGGGGATTCGCCAAGTTCGGTTATCTCGATAATCCGCTTCCGTCGCTGTTTAAGGAACGTTTGTTCGTTTATCTCTCCCAATTCTGCAAGGTTCGATACTGCATTTCTCGGCATGTCGGATTCCTGATTGGTCTCGGGCGGCCATCGGGGGACAAAGAATCCCCGCAGGCGACGATTGAAGAGACCGTGCGTCTCATCCAGCGTCCGGTCCCGAAAGGTGAAGCTCTCGTCCCGCACATTGAGTTTTGCCAGACGCGCGAGACCCCACTTCCTGAAATGCCCGAAACGGGATCATTTGCCGAGGAAACGATCTTTGCATGTGCGGCTCATGTGTTCCTTCAAACTGCGGACGCGTCTCGATGCTTGGAAGGCTTGCAGCGTGTCTTAGGAAGCATCAAGCTGCAACACCTCCTGGTGTTCATTACATTTGTCCGTACTGCTCATTTTTGGACACAATTACATCCAGAACTTCAACAAGAGTCTGACATTGACCAGTTGCTGAGCACACAGGAGGCATTGGCTCAATGCGTTCTTCATTCTCCTGACGAGGTCGATAGCAAGACGACTCAGGCACTTCTCGATGAACTGGTCGAACTTCGCCAGGAGCGTGACCAGGCCGAGTTACTGCGAGTCACGCTCGGTAGTATCGGTGATGCGGTAATTGCCACCGATTCCTTAGGGCAGATCACAACCTTAAACGACGCTGCGGAAAAACTCACGGGTTGGACAAGCGGAGACGCTCACGGAAAACCCTTGGACAAGGTTTTTCGAATCGTCCACGAGGAAACTCGTGTGCCGGTCGAAAACCCGGCAATCCGCGTGTTGCAGGAAGGGGTCGTTGTGGGGGTCAAGAACCACACGATCCTGATTGCCAAAGACGGTACGGAAAGATTTATCGACGACAATGCGGCTCCGATCCGGAACGCCGATGGGCACATTATCGGGAGTGTCTTAGTCTTTCGGGACGTTTCGGAACGAAAGCGAGGCGAAGAGGGGTTACGGCGATTGGCCGCCGTCGTTGAGACGTCAAACGATGCGATCATCACGAAGTCATTGGACGGGATCATTCAAACCTGGAATGCCGCGGCCGAGAATATCTTTGGATACTCTGCCGAAGAGGCCGTGGGCTCCTCGATTACAATGTTGATCCCCGCCGAGCGAGCAGGCGAAGAAGAACACATCCTCGGCCAAATTCGGGCTGGCAAGCGGGTGGCACACTACGACACGGTGCGACAGCGGAAGGATGGCGAACGTGTCCACGTTTCGCTAACGATTTCCCCCCTCTATGATGCGACCGGTCGAGTGATTGGTGCGTCCAAGATTGCCAGAAATGTCACCGACCGCAAGTTGGCGGAGGCTGCCGCGGCCGAGCAAGCCCGACTCACCAACTTGCGTGCCGATGTCAGTATGGCTTTGGCGACGGGAGATGATGTTCAAAGCGTCCTTCAAAGGTGTTGCGAGGCTTTCGTCGAACATCTCGACATGGCCTTCGCCCGTATCTGGAACGTGAATACAGATGAAGAGGTCTTGGAGCTCCAAGCCAGTGCCGGGATGTACACTCATCTGGACGGCCCGCATAGCCGAATCGGCCTGGGCAAATACAAGATTGGCCGAATCGCCCAGAATCGGCAACCTCATTTGACGAACGATGTCCTCAATGATCCCCAGATCAGCGACTCAACCTGGGCCAAGCGAGAAAGGATGGTCGGTTTCGCCGGATATCCACTGCTGGTCGATGGCCAATCTGTCGGCGTGCTGGCGATGTTCTCTCATCAACCGATTTCCGCCGAAGTGCTGACGGACCTTGACCCGCTATCCCACCAAGTGGCTCAATACATCAAACGCAAGCAAAACGAACAGCGATTGCGAGAAAGCGAGCAACGTTACCGCTTGATTGGTCAGGCGGCCAATGACGCCATTTGGGATTGGAACTTGGTCACCAATCAAGTTGTCTGGAACGAGGGACTTCAAACCCGATTCGGTTACCTGCCCGATCAAGTTCGAGACGACATCACATGGTGGTATGAGCAGATTCATCCGGAAGACGGCGAGCGAATCGTCCACGACATTCACGAGGCCATCGACAACGGCGAGGAACTGTGGCAAGACGAATACCGCTATCGACGAGCGGACGGATCGTATGCGTCAGTGTTCGATCGGGGCCGGATCGTTCATGATGGAAATGGCAAGCCCGTCCGGATGGTGGGGTCTATGTTCGACCTCACCGAGCGTAAGGAAGCCGAGGAACGAGTCCGGGCACAAGCTGAATTACTACGACTCACGCTCAGCAGTATCGGCGACGGTGTGATCGCGACCGATGTTGAAGGACGGGTGACATTCCTCAACGGAGCTGCCCAAACTTTGACGGGATGGACGCAATCCGAGGCCGAGGGCCAGCCGCTGACGACCGTGTTTCACATCATTAACCAAACCACTCGCGAGCGTGTCGAGAACCCAGCGTTACGGGCTTTACGTGAGGGCCACATCGTCGGCTTGGCGAATCACACGGTGTTGATCGCCCGGGATGGCACGGAACGCAATATCGACGACAGTGCTGCTCCCATCAAGGGTGAAGCGGGAGCAGTAACGGGAGCCGTGCTGGTTTTCCGCGACATCACCGAACAATATCGATCCGACGAGGCGTTGCGATACCAGTTCCGTCTCACCAAAACGATCACCGACAATGCCACCACAGCCATCTTTATGATGGACAACCAGAGTCGCTGCACCTTTATGAATCCGGCAGCGGAAAGGATGACAGGATTCTCTTTCGAAGAGGTTGACGGTCAGATTCTCCATGATCTGATTCATCACACTCGTCCGGATGGCTCGCATTATCCGATGCCGGAATGCCCACTCGACCGGGCACTCCCGGAGAAGTTCGTGGTTCGCGCTCACGAAGATTTATTCTTCCGGAAAAATGGCGAGGCTTTTCCCGTCGAGTGCAACGCCCGTCCCATCAACGAAGGTGATGAGCAAATCGGCACCGTCATTGAAGTTCGCGACTTGACCGAAGAAAAAGCGGCAGCGGAAAAATTACAAGAGGTCGAAACTCGCTTCGAGCACCTGGCAGATGCGATTCCGCAGTTGGCATGGATGGCGAAACCCGATGGGCATCTCGACTGGTATAATAGTCGCTGGTATGAATACACCGGCACCACGTTCGAAGAAATGGAAGGCTGGGGATGGCAGAAGGTGCTTGCCCCCGAAAACCTACCCGAAGTCCTTGAACTCTGGCAAAACTCTCTCGATACCGGTGAACCATTCGACGAGGTGTTCCCGATTCGAGGGAGCGATGGACAGTTTCGCCCGTTCCTCACACGAATTGTTCCCTTCCGTGATGACAATGGGAAGATCGTTCGTTGGTTTGGAACGAACACAGACATCAGCGAGCAAAAGCAAATCCAGAAGGAACTTCGCATCATCGCTGCGAAACTCTCAGAGGCCGACCGTCGCAAGAACGAGTTCCTAGCGACATTGGCTCACGAACTGAGAAACCCCCTCGCTCCCATTCGCACAGGGTTAGAAGCTCTGAAGTTGGCGGAAGACGACCCGAAAATGCGACAGGAAGTTCGCGAAACGATGGAACGTCAGGCCGAACAAATGGTTCACCTCATTGACGATCTACTCGACGTGTCCCGCATCACTCAAGGGAAGTTGAAACTGCGTTTACGCCGAGTTGAACTGGCTGATGTCATGCGAAGTGCAGTCGAGGCGACTCGACCATTTATCGACGAAGTGGGTCACGATTTGTCTGTGAACATTCCCGAACAACCGGTACTTCTGCAAGCCGATCCAACCCGGTTGGCTCAGGTTTTATCTAATCTGCTGAACAATGCAGCCAAGTACACGATCGAGAAGGGGCAAATTAGCCTTTCAGCTGAGCCTCATGAAAAAGATGTGGTTGTAGCTGTGAAGGACACCGGCCTTGGCATTCCAGCCGAAATGCGGGAACGCATCTTCGAGATGTTCGGACAGATCGAGCATACGACCGAAGGCGGATACGCAGGGCTGGGAATCGGATTGACGTTGGTCAAGACCCTTGTGGAATTACACGGTGGGTCCATTGAGGTTCATAGTGAAGGAGCCAATCAAGGAAGCGAGTTCACAGTCCGACTTCCAAGATTGCTTGACACGACGGCCCCGAAAACGGATACGAAAGAGACTTCCGAAAAAGTCGAGGGAAAGACCTGCCACCGCATCCTGGTGGTGGATGACAATACGGCCGCGGCGACGATGCTCAAAATGGTCGTCAAGATGTTAGGACATGACGTCCGTATGGCCCACGATGGTCAAGAAGCCGTCGAAGTTGCCGGAAAGTTCTTACCCGATGTGGTGCTCATGGATCTTGGTATGCCGAAAATGAACGGCTACGAAGCGGCTCGGTACATCCGCGAGCAACCTTGGGGCAAGAAAATGATGCTGGTCGCTCTGACCGGCTGGGGTCAGGAGGAAGACAAACGGCAGACCAAAAACGCAGGGTTCGATCACCACTTGGTCAAACCCGCGGAGCCGGCAGATTTGCAACAAATCCTTTCCCGGCTTAGAAAATCATCCAATCAATAGCCATTCAGACAGAAACTATCCAATGACATGGGAATCAGAAACGACACAACTTTCGACTCAAGAACGTCGTAAGCAACTTCGGCAACTCGAACACGACCTCAGAAACTACCTAGGGGTTGTATCAACTGGAATGGAGGCGTTAACAGGTGCTAGGGACGAGCCGGAAATGTTTTCCGAGCTTCATCAAATGATCGAGCAGCAAGGCATCGAGCCGTTGAAAAAAGTCATCGCTGATATGATTACAGTTGCTTGCGCAACAGAAAACGGATGAGGAAAGAATCCCCCTGTCACAAGCCGCAGGGGAATGGGAATTCTGGCATAGACGGGCTTCGAAAACACAGTCCATCATGGACCAGTCGCATTGCCGGTTACGCCGAAGTTTCACTACAGCCAAAACAGCTCGATACTGCCACTTTCCCGATATTCGATGCTCTCATGCGATAGAGCAGTCCCAGCGAAACGGTGCCTACGGATTCGCAGACCAGAAAGCCACCGAGAAAACAGCCCCTCATAAACTCTAAAGACCGCGAATCCCGTTACACAAGGCGAGTGAAGCGCATGAAAAAAGCCGCCCAAAGGCGGCTAAAGTGGAGGATAGGGGACTTGAACCCCTGACCTTCTGGCTGCCAGCCAGACGCTCTCCCAACTGAGCTAATCCCCCGGTTGGATGTGGATTGAATCCCGTTCCAGGTGATGCGAAACGTATCAGGGGGGCGGGATGATGTCAAGTTCGAGTGGCTCGTTTCGTCACGTTCGGCGAATTTTTTAGCTGTTCCCGGATTTGTGAACAGAGTTCCTCGTCGGTGCGATTTGGTTTCGTGCGGTGACGAATGCTTTCCTCGTAGTCGGCCAGTGCTCGCTGCGGTTGGTCGCTGAGGCGATACAAATCCGCACGTGCGGCCAGAAGATTTGCGGTCCAGGAGCGACTCTGTTGCGACGACTGGGTTTGCTCGAGAATCGAATTGAGATAGGGAATGGCTTCCTTCACTACAGCCTCGGAATCGATCTTCGCGATGGCTTCGCTCGCGGCATACGAGACGGACCGATCTTCGCTTTCCAAAACTCCTAGGAGAATGGGAATGGCTTGGCTGGCATCTTCTCGGAGGCTACCAATCGCCTGAGCACTTCTCCGTCGGGCCGACGGCGGTGAACTCGAATCCCGGAGGATTTGCAAGAGCGTTGGAAACGCAGACCGGACACAGTTCGGACAGGTTTCCGACATTAGCTCGACGATCATATCGTACTTTTCGTCGTCGTGGCCGACGGTCGCAGCGAGGACCGCATTGTTGGACTCACGATTTCCCCACACTAGATTCTCGTCGCTGGTCCCACGGATCTGGTCCAGCACGGCCCGAACTGTCGGAAGGTCGCCGACTTGCGAGGCGGGCATCAATACGGACAGCAAATCGTGGCCATCCGGTTCCTCGCCATCGGGCATTGCGGTCGCTGGCGGGGTCGCATCGTCTGATGAGACCGAGCGGCCGGAAGCGGACGGTTCGGCTTGATCGGCCTGTTCGCGTTCAAGTTCCCAGGCTCTTCTCTCACGCTCCAGGTTAGCTCGCTCCAGCGACAGTCGATCCCGTTCGAGGGCCAGTTCCTCCCGATCTTTCCAAAGAGCCGCTCGCTCCTCGTCGAGTGACGTATTCGGCGATTGGACGGTTTCCGATTTCGGCTGAGGTTTTTCCTCGATCTGTTGCCGACGCATCTCGAATGCCGACTGATCAATCGTCAAGCGTTCCCGGTCAGCTTGGACTTGTCGTTGCAGTTCGGAAAGTTTCTCGCGTTCTCGTGCGAGTTCATCTTGGAGTTGTCCGAGTCGCGTTTCACGATTGTGGAGATCGGCGAGACGACGTTGCAAATCCGACCGAAGGGTGGTTAATTCGTTTTGTTGATGATTGAGATTCTTTTGCCAACTCAGCAAGCGTTGGCGATCGTTGTCCAATTCGCGGGACGCACTCGACGACATCCGATTCCGATCGGCGGAATGATCGCTGAGATCGTCCCGAATATCCTCACAGCTGTCGAGCAAGAATTCCTCCAACGAGCCAATGGCCGGTGAATGGCGTCTCGTCAGACCGATTTCGTCCAAAAATTCGATGACGGTACTCACGAGCTGCTCGTACGCATCCACAACACTGCCATCACGGGTTTGCAGAGCCACGTTGCGACAGATTTGCAGTCCGCTCCAATGCGTAATCGGTGACTCCGCCGTGAATGGCAAACGCGAGGTTCGATAGAAATCGAAAAACGACTCGATAGATTCGCGTTGGAGATCCGTATACGGCTGATAATGATCGAGCCCTTTGGTCGCGAACGTTTTTGCGACCGACTGACAGAACGGAAGAATCGCATCGAGCGTGCGGGAAGGAATCTCTGGATGAGACTCCAAGGCGATTTGGTTCATCCGGAGAACGTCATTCATCACCGCCAACAACACGATGGATCGCCCGGTCCCGTCTCCTCGGAGTTGGTCCAGGTCTTCGCCAAGTGCGTCTGCAAGCGGGCAATCCGACATCTGTGCCACCAATGTCTCGTGCAATTCGAGGATGGCGGGCTGAATCCGATACTTGAATGTCTCAATCATGAGCCGTCCGAGGCAGGAAGAATGATCGTGGGGGTGTGGATGAAATTCTGAGGGGCAAATGGCAAGAAGGCAACTTCGGGCGCGAATTTTCTGGTCATCATAAATGCTTAACACGTCAAGTCTTCAGTCAATCCGGTGTGAAAGAGTGAAAAAATCCGATTTTTCCGGCCGGACCATTAAAGTTCACCCAGCTTCCAGGACGATTCTTTCTGTAGCGAGGAAAAAATACTCAAGTGATGCCGTTCGATTGGAATGGCATCGCAAACTTCCGCACTTCGTGCGTTCGTCAGGGATGAACAATGAAACGCATCTTTCAATTGCAACTCGGATTGTTGCTGATCGCGACCTCGGCAGGCTGTTCTTGTCTGCACACCGGAGAATTGGGCTGTCTTCAAGCCTATTACGGTGGGGGAGTCACATGCCGGAAAGACTGTGACGACGACGATTGTCTCATCGAGAGACTGTTCTCCTGTGGGGACGGTGCTTGCGTGGTTACCCCAGCGGGACTGCCACCGATGCAATGCGTCCAACCGTATCCGGTTGCTCCTCCATGCGGGCCAATGCCACCGGCTGTTGGTGGACCGCTGTCGCCCATTACGTTACCTGCAAGGTGCACACCGGGAACGGTCTGCCCACCAACGCCTTGTCCGCCAACGTCGTGCGGAACCGGAGCCTGCCCACCACCGGCAATTCCGACCGGTATGGGCACGAATTTGCAACCTGGTGTGTTCCGGGGCACAATTCCGACCGGATTTGTCCAGGGGCAAGTTGTTTCGTCGCAACCAGTTGCCAGTGCCGGAGTCGGGCAACCGATGCTGAGTTCGAACGTGACGAACTACGGTCCGATGCCGTCGCAGACCGCGATGATGCCTCAAACCACGATGGCACCGCAAATGCTCCACACTCCGCCAGCAACGAATTTCGGTGGCTGCCCCACTGGGACGTGTGGTGAAACGGAAATCCCAAATGCCCCGGTTCCGTCTTACCCGGAAATCTTTCAGCCACAAACCACCGAGTACTACGACGCCCCCACTCCGATGACGCCTGACCAGTTCCAAATGCCTCAGAATTCGGGACAACCGGGACCGGCGATGGCTCCGCATCCCGTTCCAATGGCCCCCCATTCGGCACCGGGTCAGCCCATGCCAAATCCGATGAACAATGGCCAGCCCATGGGACCATCGACTCAGCCGATGCCGATGAATCCGCAGCCGATGCCAATGGACGGCGGACAAACGCAACCGACTGCAACCCATCATGGCCCACAAGGTCAGAACTGGATTCCCGTCGGGTTCTGATCGGTTGACGGGCATTATCTGCCCGCAGATGTCGAACAGAAACGATTTTTGGTTAGGTCAAAACGGAATCTTCAGCGGTCCATGGCGGAGGAACTTCCTCCTCTGCCAGGATTTGTCTGAGATCAATTTCAATGGTTCGAGAAATGGCATTCAGCGAAAGATCATTCGCATCCATACCGAATGGTTCTTCGATTTCCTCGCCAATTGCATCGAGCCCAAAGAACGAGTAACTGATCAGCAGCGTCACCACCGGCGTCATCAATTGGACATTGTCGTAAATGCCGAACGGCAGTGCCACGCAATAGGCAGCCACAAGTCTGTGGATCAGTACGGTATAGGCAAACGGGATCGGCGTGGCTTTGATCCGTTCGCACCCGCCCTGGACCGATGTCATTTCGGTCAGACTCGCCTCAAGCACCGGCAAATGGTACTCGCTGACCCAACGCTGACGGTAAGCCTCTCTCAGCCGTCCACCAATGTTCTGCAAGATCCCGATGGGGACGTTGGTATGTCGACGCAACTCGGAGATTTCCGCCGGTTCCAGATATGCTTCCAACTCTGGGTAGGGATCGGTATCGCGAAGTCGATGACGAAACGCATGGACATAGGCGATTGTTCGGAGAATCACATCTTGGCGGAATGTCTCCACATCTGTTTCGTCATGCTCTCGGAGCGGATCGACCAACATCGTGACTTGGCGAGCGAATGTCCGCGAGACATTCACCATGCGTCCCCATAACTGTCGACCTTCCCAAAACCGGTCATAAGCTTCGTTATTGCGGAAACCCAGGAAAATCCCCAACGCCACCGCAATCAATTGAAAGGGCAGTGGCGTCAGGCTGGGTTCGGTCTCCGGTGTGCTCCAATACCAGTAGGTGACTAAGCTCGAAACAATTATTACGAAGAGGATTCGCTTCCAAGTTTTGACCAGAATGCTTCCTTGCAGAGAAAACAGCAGGCGAATCCAGCTTGTCTTGGGTCGG
This portion of the Thalassoroseus pseudoceratinae genome encodes:
- a CDS encoding PAS domain S-box protein, with the translated sequence MSKQSEPSDRLSALHTEVEKRFGVLPNFFRLAPDTPEVMENLWGFAKFGYLDNPLPSLFKERLFVYLSQFCKVRYCISRHVGFLIGLGRPSGDKESPQATIEETVRLIQRPVPKGEALVPHIEFCQTRETPLPEMPETGSFAEETIFACAAHVFLQTADASRCLEGLQRVLGSIKLQHLLVFITFVRTAHFWTQLHPELQQESDIDQLLSTQEALAQCVLHSPDEVDSKTTQALLDELVELRQERDQAELLRVTLGSIGDAVIATDSLGQITTLNDAAEKLTGWTSGDAHGKPLDKVFRIVHEETRVPVENPAIRVLQEGVVVGVKNHTILIAKDGTERFIDDNAAPIRNADGHIIGSVLVFRDVSERKRGEEGLRRLAAVVETSNDAIITKSLDGIIQTWNAAAENIFGYSAEEAVGSSITMLIPAERAGEEEHILGQIRAGKRVAHYDTVRQRKDGERVHVSLTISPLYDATGRVIGASKIARNVTDRKLAEAAAAEQARLTNLRADVSMALATGDDVQSVLQRCCEAFVEHLDMAFARIWNVNTDEEVLELQASAGMYTHLDGPHSRIGLGKYKIGRIAQNRQPHLTNDVLNDPQISDSTWAKRERMVGFAGYPLLVDGQSVGVLAMFSHQPISAEVLTDLDPLSHQVAQYIKRKQNEQRLRESEQRYRLIGQAANDAIWDWNLVTNQVVWNEGLQTRFGYLPDQVRDDITWWYEQIHPEDGERIVHDIHEAIDNGEELWQDEYRYRRADGSYASVFDRGRIVHDGNGKPVRMVGSMFDLTERKEAEERVRAQAELLRLTLSSIGDGVIATDVEGRVTFLNGAAQTLTGWTQSEAEGQPLTTVFHIINQTTRERVENPALRALREGHIVGLANHTVLIARDGTERNIDDSAAPIKGEAGAVTGAVLVFRDITEQYRSDEALRYQFRLTKTITDNATTAIFMMDNQSRCTFMNPAAERMTGFSFEEVDGQILHDLIHHTRPDGSHYPMPECPLDRALPEKFVVRAHEDLFFRKNGEAFPVECNARPINEGDEQIGTVIEVRDLTEEKAAAEKLQEVETRFEHLADAIPQLAWMAKPDGHLDWYNSRWYEYTGTTFEEMEGWGWQKVLAPENLPEVLELWQNSLDTGEPFDEVFPIRGSDGQFRPFLTRIVPFRDDNGKIVRWFGTNTDISEQKQIQKELRIIAAKLSEADRRKNEFLATLAHELRNPLAPIRTGLEALKLAEDDPKMRQEVRETMERQAEQMVHLIDDLLDVSRITQGKLKLRLRRVELADVMRSAVEATRPFIDEVGHDLSVNIPEQPVLLQADPTRLAQVLSNLLNNAAKYTIEKGQISLSAEPHEKDVVVAVKDTGLGIPAEMRERIFEMFGQIEHTTEGGYAGLGIGLTLVKTLVELHGGSIEVHSEGANQGSEFTVRLPRLLDTTAPKTDTKETSEKVEGKTCHRILVVDDNTAAATMLKMVVKMLGHDVRMAHDGQEAVEVAGKFLPDVVLMDLGMPKMNGYEAARYIREQPWGKKMMLVALTGWGQEEDKRQTKNAGFDHHLVKPAEPADLQQILSRLRKSSNQ
- a CDS encoding HEAT repeat domain-containing protein, yielding MIETFKYRIQPAILELHETLVAQMSDCPLADALGEDLDQLRGDGTGRSIVLLAVMNDVLRMNQIALESHPEIPSRTLDAILPFCQSVAKTFATKGLDHYQPYTDLQRESIESFFDFYRTSRLPFTAESPITHWSGLQICRNVALQTRDGSVVDAYEQLVSTVIEFLDEIGLTRRHSPAIGSLEEFLLDSCEDIRDDLSDHSADRNRMSSSASRELDNDRQRLLSWQKNLNHQQNELTTLRSDLQRRLADLHNRETRLGQLQDELAREREKLSELQRQVQADRERLTIDQSAFEMRRQQIEEKPQPKSETVQSPNTSLDEERAALWKDREELALERDRLSLERANLERERRAWELEREQADQAEPSASGRSVSSDDATPPATAMPDGEEPDGHDLLSVLMPASQVGDLPTVRAVLDQIRGTSDENLVWGNRESNNAVLAATVGHDDEKYDMIVELMSETCPNCVRSAFPTLLQILRDSSSPPSARRRSAQAIGSLREDASQAIPILLGVLESEDRSVSYAASEAIAKIDSEAVVKEAIPYLNSILEQTQSSQQSRSWTANLLAARADLYRLSDQPQRALADYEESIRHRTKPNRTDEELCSQIREQLKNSPNVTKRATRT
- a CDS encoding bestrophin family protein, producing the protein MIIRPKTSWIRLLFSLQGSILVKTWKRILFVIIVSSLVTYWYWSTPETEPSLTPLPFQLIAVALGIFLGFRNNEAYDRFWEGRQLWGRMVNVSRTFARQVTMLVDPLREHDETDVETFRQDVILRTIAYVHAFRHRLRDTDPYPELEAYLEPAEISELRRHTNVPIGILQNIGGRLREAYRQRWVSEYHLPVLEASLTEMTSVQGGCERIKATPIPFAYTVLIHRLVAAYCVALPFGIYDNVQLMTPVVTLLISYSFFGLDAIGEEIEEPFGMDANDLSLNAISRTIEIDLRQILAEEEVPPPWTAEDSVLT